From one Cyanobacterium stanieri PCC 7202 genomic stretch:
- a CDS encoding hypothetical protein (KEGG: cyc:PCC7424_1119 hypothetical protein~SPTR: Putative uncharacterized protein;~manually curated) — protein sequence MNNETLSTARGSEKVELSLHLDSDLVEKIKHLSNDPSRIVETALKEWLKGERQQDDDLTRSLRRNPPVPPRGEWND from the coding sequence ATGAATAACGAAACATTATCTACCGCCCGTGGGTCTGAAAAAGTAGAGCTTTCCCTTCACCTTGATTCCGATTTGGTGGAAAAAATCAAGCACTTGAGTAATGATCCTAGTAGAATAGTAGAAACGGCCTTAAAAGAGTGGTTGAAGGGGGAAAGACAGCAGGATGATGATTTGACCCGTAGTTTAAGACGTAATCCTCCCGTACCTCCTAGGGGAGAATGGAATGATTAA
- a CDS encoding hypothetical protein (PFAM: Protein of unknown function (DUF2808)~KEGG: cyc:PCC7424_1395 hypothetical protein~SPTR: Putative uncharacterized protein) — protein MIPFKLVSKRLMATLAVSSSLLVGIPYFALAQSNPGLTIFSGVERENILNYHLDFGGRAGNWDRYRLRIPGNRLTEGVSKLYVIYPDYYTGRFDVDRIEVRQNNQTLPLRDVVWDQESNFIEIDLEEPILESRALEIVMSNVHNPRFGGTFYFQGQMMTAGQIPIRLNIGTWILSIN, from the coding sequence ATGATTCCTTTCAAATTAGTTAGTAAACGTTTAATGGCTACCCTTGCGGTATCTAGTTCCTTGTTAGTCGGAATTCCTTATTTTGCCCTAGCCCAAAGTAACCCCGGATTGACTATTTTTAGTGGTGTTGAGCGTGAAAACATCCTCAACTATCACCTTGATTTTGGTGGCAGGGCTGGAAATTGGGATCGTTATCGTCTCAGGATTCCGGGTAATAGGTTAACTGAAGGGGTTTCCAAATTGTATGTCATCTATCCAGATTATTATACTGGTAGATTTGATGTCGATAGAATTGAAGTTAGGCAAAATAATCAAACTCTTCCATTGCGAGATGTAGTTTGGGATCAAGAAAGCAATTTTATCGAAATTGATTTAGAAGAACCTATATTAGAAAGTAGAGCCCTTGAAATTGTCATGTCCAATGTTCATAACCCCCGTTTTGGTGGTACCTTCTATTTTCAAGGACAGATGATGACCGCAGGACAAATTCCTATTCGTTTAAATATTGGTACTTGGATTTTAAGTATTAATTAA
- a CDS encoding GAF sensor signal transduction histidine kinase (PFAM: Histidine kinase-, DNA gyrase B-, and HSP90-like ATPase; GAF domain; His Kinase A (phosphoacceptor) domain~COGs: COG0642 Signal transduction histidine kinase~InterProIPR003018:IPR003661:IPR003594:IPR005467:IPR 004358~KEGG: cyp:PCC8801_2091 GAF sensor signal transduction histidine kinase~PFAM: ATP-binding region ATPase domain protein; histidine kinase A domain protein; GAF domain protein~SMART: ATP-binding region ATPase domain protein; histidine kinase A domain protein; GAF domain protein~SPTR: Sensor protein), with protein MMIVDKIEYNCRDISTLGAELVFTQDQEGNYISFFWQPTEDISLSYNNPPSHNCIDFLCPLPLAPYLERIRRVMARRIPEQCHYILNYRGKDFPFELIISPIIDPYGEVNRVLVMGHRLQFEELALTSPSSLPTNPDPFQQVLTRIARNIRSTLDLDTIGKQTVDSIGEALQVSRCLLLVPSPQAEVVLVKAEYCLPAYESMLGCTFDVDKHLCLQEALSSQKPCAYHDFQFNGFQCQSSLVVGTFYQKEFNSILVLHQCDRPRHWNVGEVELIQELADQVGTAIAHATIYKKLEEANQEAEEASRLKSEFLASTSHELRTPLNGMLGFLQLVLDDMADTKEEEREFISQAYNSALHLLNLINDILDIARIEANKIEFKFEQISLNQICEEVAKFAHNQAVRKKIDFNINLPPTYDPIIIYSDYQRLLQIMFNLVGNSLKFTHQGSISISAEIISKPLEFRDEQLPGFVKISVEDTGIGVSLEKQDNLFEKFYQVDGSRTKAYGGTGLGLAISKRLIETMGGKISFYSMGEDLGSTVTLTVPLMQLPIIKE; from the coding sequence ATGATGATAGTAGACAAAATCGAATACAACTGTCGGGATATATCTACGTTGGGAGCGGAGTTAGTCTTTACTCAGGATCAAGAGGGGAATTATATTTCTTTTTTTTGGCAACCTACCGAAGACATATCATTGAGTTATAATAATCCGCCCTCCCATAATTGTATTGATTTTTTGTGTCCTTTACCTCTTGCCCCCTATTTAGAAAGAATCAGGCGGGTAATGGCAAGGCGCATTCCTGAACAGTGTCATTATATTTTGAACTACAGGGGCAAAGATTTTCCCTTTGAATTGATCATAAGTCCTATCATTGATCCTTATGGAGAGGTAAATCGGGTATTGGTCATGGGACACCGTTTACAATTTGAGGAGTTGGCTTTGACTTCTCCATCATCCCTACCGACTAATCCTGACCCTTTTCAGCAGGTTTTGACTCGTATTGCCCGTAACATCCGCAGTACCCTTGATCTCGATACCATTGGCAAACAAACCGTAGATAGCATTGGGGAGGCTCTACAGGTTTCTCGTTGTTTATTGTTGGTGCCTTCTCCCCAAGCCGAGGTGGTGTTGGTAAAGGCGGAGTATTGCCTTCCTGCTTATGAGAGTATGTTGGGCTGTACTTTTGATGTGGACAAGCATCTTTGCTTACAAGAGGCTCTTAGTTCTCAAAAACCTTGTGCCTATCATGATTTTCAGTTTAATGGGTTTCAATGTCAGTCAAGCCTTGTGGTGGGTACTTTTTATCAAAAAGAATTTAATAGTATTCTTGTACTTCATCAGTGCGATCGCCCCCGGCATTGGAACGTGGGAGAAGTAGAATTAATCCAAGAATTAGCAGATCAAGTGGGAACGGCGATCGCCCATGCTACCATTTATAAGAAACTAGAAGAAGCCAACCAAGAAGCAGAAGAAGCCTCAAGACTAAAAAGCGAATTTTTAGCCAGTACCAGCCATGAATTGAGAACACCCCTTAACGGAATGCTAGGATTTCTCCAACTGGTATTAGACGACATGGCAGACACCAAAGAAGAAGAAAGAGAATTTATCTCCCAAGCCTATAACTCAGCCCTCCACCTACTCAACCTGATCAACGATATTCTTGACATTGCCAGAATAGAAGCCAACAAAATTGAATTTAAATTTGAACAAATATCCCTCAACCAAATCTGCGAAGAAGTCGCCAAATTTGCCCATAATCAAGCAGTGAGAAAAAAAATAGACTTCAACATAAACCTACCACCTACCTACGACCCCATTATCATCTATTCCGACTACCAAAGACTACTACAAATAATGTTTAACCTCGTCGGTAACTCCCTCAAATTCACCCACCAAGGAAGTATATCCATCAGTGCAGAAATTATCTCCAAACCCCTCGAATTTAGAGACGAACAACTGCCCGGATTTGTCAAAATTAGCGTCGAAGATACAGGAATCGGCGTATCCCTAGAAAAACAAGACAATTTATTTGAAAAATTTTATCAAGTAGATGGCTCTCGTACCAAAGCCTACGGCGGCACAGGATTAGGACTTGCCATATCCAAAAGACTCATTGAAACCATGGGAGGTAAAATATCCTTTTATAGCATGGGAGAAGACTTAGGCTCCACCGTCACCCTTACCGTACCATTGATGCAACTACCTATTATCAAAGAATAA
- a CDS encoding hypothetical protein (PFAM: Copper resistance protein D~KEGG: mar:MAE_32200 hypothetical protein~SPTR: Genome sequencing data, contig C323) yields MIFKLLILIHTLSATIWTGGHLILAVMVLPKAWTQKEPQLIENFEENFETLGLIALGIQIVTGLGLVWIYFPHFQGLWAWDSFLSRYVVIKLGLLLLTVILAIHARLFIIPNLSVDTLNSLAWHIVAITTIGVLFVVFGVGIRLGGLM; encoded by the coding sequence ATGATCTTTAAACTATTGATATTAATCCATACCCTAAGTGCAACTATCTGGACGGGGGGACATTTAATTTTAGCGGTGATGGTATTGCCCAAGGCTTGGACACAGAAAGAACCTCAGTTGATCGAAAATTTTGAGGAAAATTTTGAAACGTTGGGGTTGATTGCTTTGGGGATACAGATAGTTACGGGTTTGGGATTGGTGTGGATTTATTTTCCCCATTTTCAGGGTTTATGGGCTTGGGATTCTTTTTTGTCTCGCTATGTGGTGATTAAGTTGGGGTTACTCTTGTTAACGGTAATTTTGGCAATTCATGCCAGATTATTTATTATTCCTAACTTAAGCGTTGACACCCTTAATTCTTTGGCTTGGCATATTGTGGCGATTACCACTATAGGGGTGTTGTTTGTGGTGTTTGGGGTAGGGATTCGTTTGGGGGGGTTGATGTGA
- a CDS encoding pentapeptide repeat protein (PFAM: Pentapeptide repeats (8 copies)~COGs: COG1357 Uncharacterized low-complexity protein~InterPro IPR001646~KEGG: cyt:cce_3979 RfrA pentapeptide repeat-containing protein~PFAM: pentapeptide repeat protein~SPTR: RfrA family pentapeptide repeat), whose translation MEINEFIDRFTAGETDFSNSVLAGIDLAGVDLIGVTLDNANLQKSNFTFSYLSRGNFHRANLVESNFSGANLNQANFRSANLHRTEFHGAILQKADFRGSQLTLANLLDANLIEADFRNADLNNANLKGACLRGANLRQEKRGNPVNLIGANLDKADLRGSDLRGANLRGASLIGTNLRDVNLRGADLTGANLTEANLNGAFLTDAECTGAKFIGANLSNAKMERANMTDAELTMVNMDSASMPEAKFIRANLVQANMTFARMNRADFSRSNLYGAILRNASLMEVFFARTNLSSADMSNANLIGADLSSANILSVNFEGAIMPDGQVYH comes from the coding sequence ATGGAAATCAACGAATTTATTGATCGTTTCACCGCAGGAGAAACAGACTTTTCCAACTCCGTTTTAGCAGGAATAGACCTAGCAGGAGTAGATCTCATCGGAGTTACCCTCGATAACGCCAACCTACAAAAATCAAACTTTACCTTTAGCTACCTTAGTCGTGGTAACTTTCACCGTGCCAACCTTGTAGAAAGCAATTTTAGCGGTGCCAACCTCAATCAGGCCAATTTTCGTTCCGCCAATCTGCACCGTACCGAATTCCATGGTGCCATTTTACAAAAAGCCGACTTTAGAGGAAGTCAATTAACCCTTGCCAACCTTCTCGATGCCAACCTCATCGAAGCAGACTTTAGAAACGCAGACTTAAATAACGCCAACCTAAAAGGAGCCTGTTTACGGGGAGCAAATTTAAGACAAGAAAAACGAGGAAATCCAGTCAACCTCATTGGTGCCAACTTAGATAAAGCCGATTTGAGAGGCTCCGATTTGAGAGGGGCAAACCTTCGGGGTGCTAGTTTAATCGGTACCAACCTAAGAGATGTTAACTTAAGGGGCGCTGATTTGACAGGGGCAAACCTAACCGAAGCCAACCTCAACGGTGCTTTTTTGACCGATGCCGAATGCACAGGGGCAAAATTTATCGGAGCCAATTTATCCAACGCCAAAATGGAAAGGGCAAATATGACCGATGCCGAATTAACCATGGTTAATATGGATAGTGCCTCCATGCCCGAAGCGAAATTCATTCGAGCCAATTTAGTTCAAGCTAACATGACTTTTGCTCGGATGAATAGAGCCGATTTTAGTCGCTCCAATCTTTACGGTGCCATTTTACGTAACGCTTCTTTGATGGAGGTATTTTTTGCCCGTACCAATTTAAGCTCCGCCGACATGAGTAACGCCAACTTAATTGGTGCTGATTTGAGTAGTGCGAATATTCTCAGCGTTAATTTTGAGGGTGCTATTATGCCCGACGGTCAAGTTTATCATTAA
- a CDS encoding nitric oxide reductase, NorZ apoprotein (PFAM: Cytochrome C and Quinol oxidase polypeptide I~COGs: COG3256 Nitric oxide reductase large subunit~InterPro IPR000883~KEGG: amr:AM1_A0139 cytochrome b subunit of nitric oxide reductase~SPTR: Cytochrome b subunit of nitric oxide reductase): MADSTINIATKTEPQYKRWGLPAWLVFICVVTFTVLLCAGAVIYKNAPPIPGTVVSTQQEVILTHEQIEHGQVTYLGRGGQHIGSIWGHGSYLAPDWTADVLHRWGLATAGVLHNNDPNFSQEDWEALDRVEQAMLQAELQQEFKANRYSNDTDTLTLTSAQIKGLEQVFADYKQLLTNGSTIHSIPQGWFKDDTEIRDVTAFFSWTAWAASANRPNAPFSYTANFPHDDLIGNNAPPQFIIWSIVSVIVLIAGIAGFIFIYLTQEDAEEIQVVESRPSIRIATPSQKATTLFFGVAMGLFCVQMLMGMVTAHYAVEGDGFYGVPIQNYLPYAASRTWHLQLAVFWIATCWLAAGLYFAPRFGKNEPKFQVWGNSTLLVALTVVVVGSLIGGWASIQGILGGDQSFWFGHQGYEYVELGRLWQLLLIGGMVFWLFLMYRALKPALKAEGSKTGLNHFFLYSAITIPLFYASGLMYTNHTPVSIAEYWRWWVVHLWVEGFFEVFATVAIAYLCSELGFLKRSSALRATYLTTILYLGSGVIGTLHHLYFAGTPVFITAMGAVASALEVVPLTLIGFEVLKSMRLSQEAQGFYRLPLKFFIATCFWNLIGAGVFGFLINPPIVLYYSQGLNTTPIHAHSALYGVYGSLAIALMLFALREITPDEAWSEKGFNFSFWWLNIGLVMMMIFGLIPNGFYQLVQSVNHGTWYARSAEVISSGWMRWTVWLRIPGDIVFAIGAVVLVISVIKAIYGIFQQPTQAQPDDIPVITSKL; this comes from the coding sequence ATGGCAGACTCTACAATTAACATAGCAACAAAGACAGAGCCACAATATAAACGCTGGGGATTACCCGCATGGCTCGTCTTTATCTGTGTGGTTACATTTACCGTACTACTATGTGCAGGAGCCGTAATTTATAAAAATGCTCCCCCCATCCCCGGTACAGTGGTATCTACGCAACAAGAAGTAATTTTAACCCATGAACAAATCGAACATGGACAAGTCACCTATTTAGGTAGGGGAGGGCAACACATCGGGAGTATTTGGGGACATGGAAGTTATCTCGCACCAGATTGGACAGCAGATGTTTTGCACCGTTGGGGTTTAGCCACGGCGGGGGTATTACATAACAACGATCCCAATTTTAGTCAAGAAGACTGGGAAGCCCTCGACAGGGTAGAACAAGCCATGTTACAGGCGGAGTTACAGCAAGAATTTAAGGCGAATCGTTATAGTAATGATACCGATACCCTTACCCTTACCTCTGCTCAAATCAAGGGTTTAGAACAAGTATTTGCAGATTATAAGCAACTATTAACCAACGGTTCCACAATTCATTCCATTCCCCAAGGATGGTTTAAAGATGATACCGAAATTCGTGATGTGACGGCGTTTTTTAGTTGGACTGCATGGGCAGCCTCTGCCAATCGCCCCAATGCTCCCTTTTCCTACACCGCCAATTTTCCCCATGATGATTTAATCGGAAACAATGCACCACCTCAGTTTATAATTTGGTCTATTGTTTCGGTTATTGTTTTAATTGCAGGGATTGCAGGGTTTATTTTTATTTACCTTACCCAAGAGGATGCAGAAGAAATTCAGGTGGTGGAAAGTCGCCCTTCTATTCGTATCGCTACCCCTAGCCAAAAAGCGACTACCCTTTTCTTTGGGGTTGCCATGGGGTTGTTTTGTGTACAGATGTTGATGGGTATGGTGACAGCCCATTATGCCGTGGAAGGGGATGGTTTTTATGGTGTACCGATTCAGAATTATCTACCCTATGCGGCTTCTCGTACATGGCACTTACAGTTAGCGGTGTTTTGGATTGCTACCTGTTGGTTAGCGGCGGGGTTATATTTTGCTCCCCGTTTCGGTAAAAATGAGCCGAAGTTTCAGGTATGGGGTAATAGTACCTTATTGGTAGCTTTAACCGTGGTGGTGGTAGGTTCTTTAATTGGTGGTTGGGCTAGTATTCAAGGTATTTTGGGCGGTGATCAGAGTTTCTGGTTTGGGCATCAAGGTTATGAATATGTGGAGTTAGGGCGATTATGGCAATTACTCCTTATTGGTGGGATGGTATTCTGGTTGTTTTTGATGTATCGTGCCTTAAAACCTGCCCTCAAGGCGGAGGGAAGCAAAACGGGCTTAAATCACTTTTTCCTATATAGTGCCATTACCATTCCTTTATTCTATGCCTCTGGTTTGATGTACACCAATCATACTCCTGTGAGTATTGCTGAGTATTGGCGTTGGTGGGTGGTACATCTTTGGGTAGAGGGCTTTTTTGAAGTATTTGCCACCGTGGCGATCGCCTATTTGTGCAGTGAATTAGGATTCTTGAAACGCTCATCCGCCCTTCGTGCTACCTATCTAACCACGATTCTTTATCTTGGTAGTGGGGTAATTGGTACACTACACCATCTCTATTTTGCTGGTACACCTGTATTTATTACTGCCATGGGTGCAGTGGCTTCGGCGTTGGAAGTAGTACCCTTAACCTTGATTGGTTTTGAGGTGTTAAAATCCATGCGGTTATCCCAAGAAGCCCAAGGATTTTATCGTTTACCCCTCAAGTTCTTTATTGCCACCTGTTTTTGGAATTTAATTGGGGCTGGGGTATTCGGATTTTTGATTAATCCTCCCATTGTGCTTTATTATTCCCAAGGTTTAAATACTACCCCTATTCATGCCCACTCCGCTTTGTATGGTGTTTACGGCTCCTTGGCGATCGCCCTTATGCTGTTTGCCCTACGAGAAATTACCCCCGATGAAGCATGGAGCGAAAAAGGCTTTAACTTCTCTTTTTGGTGGCTAAATATCGGCTTAGTGATGATGATGATTTTCGGGCTAATACCCAACGGATTTTATCAGTTAGTGCAATCGGTTAACCATGGTACATGGTACGCCAGAAGTGCCGAAGTCATTAGCTCAGGCTGGATGCGATGGACAGTGTGGCTAAGGATACCGGGAGATATTGTTTTCGCCATTGGTGCGGTGGTGTTAGTTATTTCCGTAATTAAAGCCATTTATGGCATTTTCCAACAACCTACCCAAGCCCAACCCGATGACATTCCCGTCATTACCTCCAAACTATAA
- a CDS encoding hypothetical protein (PFAM: Protein of unknown function (DUF2996)~KEGG: cyc:PCC7424_4979 hypothetical protein~SPTR: Putative uncharacterized protein) has translation MTEENNANSTSAKKTPAKKKEKPPAIEDKPFTEFMEEHFTPSLKDAFAKQGIEEIELALQKDKIPVLGLENNPECWQLQGKWCDRTFAIYFLEEDIKGQKAFTCTANSKKPSTLESFMIDERRVNLDLLVLYTLQRLNGQKWLSRN, from the coding sequence ATGACAGAAGAAAATAACGCTAATTCGACCTCAGCCAAAAAAACTCCTGCCAAGAAAAAAGAAAAGCCCCCTGCCATTGAAGATAAACCCTTTACCGAATTTATGGAAGAGCATTTTACTCCTTCCCTCAAAGATGCTTTTGCTAAACAGGGTATCGAAGAAATTGAGTTGGCTCTGCAAAAAGATAAAATTCCCGTATTGGGTTTGGAAAATAATCCTGAATGTTGGCAGTTACAAGGAAAATGGTGCGATCGCACCTTTGCCATTTATTTCCTAGAAGAAGATATAAAAGGACAAAAAGCATTTACCTGCACTGCTAACAGTAAAAAACCCAGTACCTTAGAATCATTTATGATCGATGAACGTCGGGTAAACCTAGATCTTTTGGTGTTATATACCCTACAACGCTTAAATGGTCAAAAATGGCTTTCTAGGAACTAA
- a CDS encoding cobalamin synthesis protein P47K (PFAM: CobW/HypB/UreG, nucleotide-binding domain; Cobalamin synthesis protein cobW C-terminal domain~COGs: COG0523 Putative GTPase (G3E family)~InterPro IPR003495:IPR011629~KEGG: cyh:Cyan8802_0888 cobalamin synthesis protein P47K~PFAM: cobalamin synthesis protein P47K; cobalamin synthesis CobW domain protein~SPTR: Cobalamin synthesis protein P47K), whose protein sequence is MVAMASNSTIPVTVLTGYLGAGKTTLLNRILTHEHGKKVAVIVNEYGEVGIDNQLVIDADEEIFEMNNGCICCTVRGDLIRIIGNLMKRRHKFDHIVIETTGLADPAPVIQTFFVDEDMQEKLLLDAVVTVIDAKHIQQHWDAHEAEEQIAFADIILLNKTDLVSAEELKELEAKIKGMNRMAKIYHTQNSAVEMDKILGVKAFDLSNALEVDPEFLGEEAHEHDNSVYSIAMVEEKPIDTNKLKSWIGEVLRTQGVDIFRMKGIINGQGMDQRLVFQGVHMIFDGTIDRPWKPEEKRRSELVFIGRNLDEEGLRKGFLSCIA, encoded by the coding sequence ATGGTTGCTATGGCAAGTAATTCGACAATTCCTGTAACGGTATTAACAGGATATTTGGGGGCAGGAAAAACCACATTACTAAATCGTATCCTTACCCATGAACATGGCAAAAAAGTTGCGGTAATTGTTAATGAGTATGGCGAGGTAGGCATCGATAATCAGTTGGTGATAGATGCTGATGAGGAAATCTTTGAAATGAATAACGGTTGTATTTGTTGCACCGTGCGAGGGGATTTGATTCGCATTATCGGTAATTTAATGAAACGTCGCCATAAATTTGATCATATTGTCATTGAAACTACTGGTTTGGCAGATCCTGCCCCTGTGATACAAACGTTCTTTGTGGATGAGGATATGCAGGAGAAATTATTACTTGATGCGGTAGTGACAGTAATTGACGCTAAACACATTCAACAGCATTGGGATGCGCACGAGGCGGAGGAACAAATTGCCTTTGCTGATATAATTTTGCTCAATAAAACTGATTTGGTTTCTGCTGAGGAGTTGAAGGAGTTGGAAGCCAAGATTAAGGGTATGAATCGAATGGCGAAGATTTATCATACTCAAAATAGTGCGGTGGAGATGGATAAAATTTTGGGGGTGAAAGCCTTTGATTTGAGTAATGCTTTGGAGGTTGATCCTGAATTTTTGGGAGAGGAAGCCCATGAGCATGATAATTCGGTTTATTCTATTGCTATGGTGGAAGAAAAACCCATTGATACGAATAAGCTAAAAAGTTGGATAGGGGAAGTTTTACGCACCCAAGGGGTTGATATATTTCGTATGAAGGGTATTATCAATGGTCAGGGTATGGATCAGCGTTTGGTTTTTCAAGGGGTACACATGATTTTTGATGGTACAATAGATCGCCCTTGGAAACCCGAGGAAAAGCGTCGTAGTGAGTTGGTTTTCATTGGGCGTAATCTTGATGAAGAGGGTTTGAGAAAGGGTTTTCTATCTTGTATTGCTTAG
- a CDS encoding major facilitator superfamily MFS_1 (PFAM: Major Facilitator Superfamily~COGs: COG2814 Arabinose efflux permease~InterPro IPR005829:IPR011701~KEGG: syp:SYNPCC7002_A1793 major facilitator transporter~PFAM: major facilitator superfamily MFS_1~SPTR: Transporter, major facilitator family subfamily), which produces MSQKDTHIEEADRTLRLKKHQQLFNLLSIAAGLIFLQGFMIAPLIPRLSEVFNVPVQEIGFIVPAYMLSYALMALFYGLLSDRFGRWSIIRLSLIIFVVCTALTATSQNAGQMATWRLLTGIGASGVIPLTFALIGDLFPFDQRGVKLGLVFAAMEGGMAAGSAGGAILEPYIGWRWLFLGTAIMAAIVLVLLNPYGALFDTAKAEKLPSIRQIFRGYSKVLVTFRGKRTYSYVLWNGVYHSGVYTWLGLYLSQRYDMGALNIGLTILGYGIPGLLLSPAIGKAVDKWGRRWLIPAGLIMAGLSGLFMILNIPPYMTTISVLILSLGYDLTQPLFVGIVTDLGDDDKLGQTMGLKVFLLFTGFGVGSLIFGELLNFGFGVSLAVFGFIQLISGLIAIPLFWREVPWSQSSS; this is translated from the coding sequence ATGAGTCAAAAAGACACACATATCGAAGAAGCCGATCGCACCCTAAGACTAAAAAAACATCAACAACTATTCAACCTTCTTTCCATTGCCGCAGGACTAATCTTTTTACAGGGGTTTATGATTGCCCCCCTCATCCCCAGACTATCAGAAGTATTTAACGTTCCAGTCCAAGAAATCGGCTTTATCGTTCCTGCCTATATGCTCTCCTATGCCCTCATGGCACTATTTTATGGGCTATTATCAGATCGTTTTGGTCGTTGGTCAATTATTCGTCTCTCCCTGATTATTTTCGTAGTTTGTACCGCCCTCACCGCCACCTCCCAAAACGCAGGACAGATGGCAACATGGCGTTTATTAACAGGCATCGGAGCCAGTGGTGTAATACCCCTTACCTTTGCCCTCATCGGTGATTTATTCCCCTTTGATCAACGGGGAGTAAAACTAGGCTTAGTATTTGCCGCCATGGAAGGAGGTATGGCAGCAGGTTCGGCAGGGGGAGCTATTCTCGAACCCTACATCGGATGGCGTTGGCTTTTCCTCGGCACAGCTATCATGGCCGCCATAGTCCTTGTATTGTTAAATCCCTACGGGGCATTGTTTGATACCGCCAAAGCCGAAAAACTGCCCTCTATTCGCCAAATATTTAGGGGTTATAGCAAAGTTTTAGTAACTTTTCGGGGCAAAAGAACCTATAGTTATGTACTCTGGAATGGTGTTTATCACTCAGGGGTTTACACATGGCTAGGGTTATATTTATCCCAACGTTACGACATGGGAGCGTTAAATATCGGTTTAACTATCCTCGGTTATGGTATTCCCGGATTATTACTAAGTCCAGCCATTGGTAAAGCCGTAGATAAGTGGGGGAGAAGGTGGTTAATTCCCGCAGGATTAATCATGGCTGGGTTATCTGGATTATTTATGATCTTAAACATTCCCCCCTATATGACCACCATTTCTGTTTTAATTTTATCCCTCGGTTATGATCTCACTCAGCCCCTTTTCGTTGGTATCGTCACGGATTTGGGAGATGATGATAAATTGGGTCAAACCATGGGTTTAAAAGTATTTCTCTTATTTACAGGGTTTGGAGTTGGTAGTTTGATTTTTGGGGAATTACTCAATTTTGGCTTCGGTGTGAGTCTGGCTGTTTTTGGTTTCATTCAGCTAATTTCGGGATTAATTGCCATCCCCCTATTTTGGCGAGAAGTTCCTTGGAGTCAGTCTTCATCGTGA